From the genome of Helicobacter pylori, one region includes:
- a CDS encoding LptF/LptG family permease: MIKHYLFMAVSQVFFSFFLVLFFISSIVLLISIASVTLVIKVSFLDLVQLFLYSLPGTIFFILPITFFAACALGLSRLSYDHELLVFFSLGVSPKKMTKAFVPLSLFVSAILLVFSLILIPTSKSAYYGFLRQKKDKIDINIRAGEFGQKLGDWLVYVDKAENNSYDNLVLFSNKSLSQESFILAQKGNINNQNGVFELNLYKGHAYFTQGDKMRKVDFEELHLRNKLKSFNSNDAAYLQGTDYLGYWKKAFGKNANKNQKRRFSQAILVSLFPLASVFLIPLFGIANPRFKTNWSYFYVLGAVGVYFLMVHVISTDLFLMTFFFPFIWAFVSYFLFRKFILKRY; this comes from the coding sequence ATGATTAAACACTATCTTTTCATGGCGGTTTCGCAGGTCTTTTTCTCTTTCTTTTTAGTGCTGTTTTTTATCTCTTCTATCGTGCTATTAATCAGTATTGCAAGCGTAACGCTCGTGATTAAAGTGAGCTTTTTAGATCTGGTGCAACTCTTTTTGTATTCCTTGCCTGGAACCATTTTTTTTATTTTACCGATCACTTTTTTTGCGGCTTGCGCTTTAGGGCTTTCAAGACTTAGCTATGACCATGAATTGTTAGTGTTTTTCTCTTTAGGGGTTTCGCCTAAAAAAATGACTAAAGCGTTTGTGCCTTTAAGTTTGTTCGTGAGTGCGATTCTATTAGTGTTTTCGCTTATTTTAATCCCCACTTCTAAGAGCGCTTATTACGGGTTTTTGCGTCAAAAAAAAGACAAGATTGATATTAACATCAGAGCGGGTGAATTCGGGCAAAAATTAGGCGATTGGCTCGTGTATGTGGATAAAGCTGAAAACAATTCCTATGATAATTTAGTGCTTTTTTCCAATAAAAGCCTCTCTCAAGAAAGCTTCATTCTGGCTCAAAAAGGCAATATCAACAATCAAAACGGCGTATTTGAATTGAACTTATACAAAGGGCATGCGTATTTCACTCAAGGCGATAAAATGCGTAAAGTTGATTTTGAAGAATTGCATTTGCGCAACAAGCTCAAGTCTTTCAATTCTAATGATGCGGCTTATTTGCAAGGTACGGATTATTTAGGTTATTGGAAAAAAGCCTTTGGTAAAAACGCTAATAAAAATCAAAAACGCCGTTTTTCTCAAGCGATTTTAGTTTCATTGTTCCCTTTAGCGAGCGTGTTTTTAATCCCCTTATTTGGCATCGCCAACCCGCGATTCAAAACGAATTGGAGTTATTTTTATGTCCTTGGAGCGGTTGGGGTTTATTTTTTAATGGTGCATGTGATTTCTACGGATTTGTTTTTGATGACCTTTTTCTTCCCCTTTATTTGGGCGTTTGTTTCTTATTTTTTGTTCAGAAAATTCATTTTAAAGCGTTATTAA
- a CDS encoding ribonucleotide-diphosphate reductase subunit beta: MEVSRKKIYNPNSTESVNERKIFGGNPTSMFDLNKIKYQWADHLWKTMLANTWFAEEVSMNDDKRDYLKLSAEEKIGYDRALAQLIFMDSLQTNNLIDNVNPFITSPEINLCLVRQAYEEALHSHAYAVMVESISANTEEIYDMWRNDMQLKSKNDYIAQVYMELAKNPTEENILKALFANQILEGIYFYSGFSYFYTLARSGKMLGSAQMIRFIQRDEVTHLILFQNMINALRNERADLFTPQLINEVIEMFKKAVEIEASWGDYITQGKILGLTSSLIEQYIQFLADSRLSKVGIAKVYGVQHPIKWVESFSSFNEQRSNFFEARVSNYAKGSVSFDDF, encoded by the coding sequence ATGGAAGTTTCACGCAAGAAAATTTACAACCCCAATTCTACAGAAAGTGTGAATGAAAGAAAGATTTTTGGGGGCAATCCTACAAGCATGTTTGATCTGAATAAAATCAAGTACCAATGGGCGGATCATTTGTGGAAAACGATGCTCGCCAACACCTGGTTTGCTGAAGAAGTGAGCATGAATGATGACAAAAGAGATTATTTGAAATTAAGCGCAGAAGAAAAGATCGGCTATGACAGAGCTTTAGCGCAACTCATTTTTATGGATAGCTTGCAAACCAATAATTTAATTGATAATGTCAATCCCTTTATCACCAGTCCCGAAATCAATTTGTGTTTGGTGCGTCAAGCTTATGAAGAAGCCTTACACAGCCATGCGTATGCGGTGATGGTGGAAAGCATAAGTGCGAATACTGAAGAAATTTATGACATGTGGCGTAACGATATGCAATTAAAAAGCAAGAACGATTATATCGCGCAAGTGTATATGGAATTAGCCAAAAACCCTACAGAAGAAAACATTCTCAAAGCACTTTTTGCTAACCAAATTTTAGAGGGGATTTATTTTTATAGCGGGTTTAGCTATTTTTACACTTTGGCTAGGAGCGGTAAAATGCTAGGATCAGCGCAAATGATTCGTTTTATCCAAAGAGATGAGGTAACGCATTTGATTTTATTCCAAAACATGATCAACGCTTTAAGGAATGAAAGAGCGGATCTATTCACGCCGCAATTGATTAATGAAGTCATAGAAATGTTTAAAAAAGCGGTAGAAATTGAAGCTTCATGGGGGGATTATATCACGCAAGGCAAGATTTTAGGACTCACTTCAAGCTTGATTGAGCAATACATCCAGTTTTTAGCGGATAGCCGTTTGAGTAAGGTGGGTATCGCTAAAGTTTATGGCGTCCAACACCCCATTAAATGGGTAGAGAGCTTTTCAAGTTTCAATGAGCAGCGCTCTAACTTCTTTGAAGCTAGGGTGAGTAATTACGCTAAAGGGAGCGTGAGTTTTGATGATTTTTAA
- a CDS encoding acetyl-CoA carboxylase biotin carboxylase subunit, protein MSKENKKVEKKELSRILIANRGEIALRAIQTIQEMGKESIAIYSIADKDAHYLNTANAKVCIGGAKSSESYLNIPAIISAAELFEADAIFPGYGFLSENQNFVEICSHHSLEFIGPSAKVMALMSDKSKAKSVMKEAGMPVIEGSDGLLKSYQEAEEIADKIGYPVIIKAAAGGGGRGMRVVGDKSKLKNLYLAAETEALSAFGDGSVYLEKFINKPKHIEVQILADKHGNVIHVGERDCSVQRRQQKLIEETPAVVLEESVRKRLLETAIKAAKYIGYVGAGTFEFLLDSNMKDFYFMEMNTRLQVEHTVSEMVSGLNLIEWMIKIAQGEELPKQESFSLKGHAIECRITAEDPKKFYPSPGKITEWIAPGGVNVRLDSHAHAHYVVPTHYDSMIGKLIVWGENRERAIAKMKRALKEFKVEGIKTTIPFHLEMLENADFRQAKIHTKYLEENF, encoded by the coding sequence ATGAGTAAAGAAAATAAAAAGGTAGAAAAAAAAGAGCTTTCACGCATTTTGATCGCTAATAGAGGCGAGATCGCTTTAAGAGCGATCCAAACCATTCAAGAAATGGGTAAAGAATCCATAGCCATTTATTCTATCGCTGATAAGGACGCCCACTATCTCAATACAGCTAACGCAAAAGTGTGTATAGGGGGGGCAAAATCCAGCGAGAGTTACTTGAATATCCCTGCGATCATTAGCGCGGCGGAATTGTTTGAAGCCGATGCGATTTTCCCTGGGTATGGGTTTTTGAGTGAAAACCAGAATTTTGTAGAAATTTGCTCGCACCATTCTTTAGAATTTATTGGTCCGAGCGCGAAAGTCATGGCTTTAATGAGCGATAAATCCAAAGCCAAAAGCGTGATGAAAGAAGCCGGTATGCCTGTGATTGAGGGCAGTGATGGGTTGCTTAAAAGCTATCAAGAAGCTGAAGAAATCGCTGATAAAATCGGCTACCCTGTCATCATTAAAGCAGCCGCTGGTGGGGGCGGGAGAGGAATGCGTGTCGTAGGGGATAAATCCAAGCTTAAAAACCTTTATTTAGCCGCAGAAACAGAAGCTTTGAGTGCGTTTGGCGATGGGAGCGTGTATTTAGAAAAATTCATCAACAAGCCTAAGCACATTGAAGTCCAAATTCTAGCCGATAAGCATGGCAATGTCATTCATGTGGGCGAAAGGGATTGTTCAGTGCAAAGACGCCAGCAAAAGCTCATTGAAGAAACTCCGGCAGTGGTTTTAGAAGAGAGCGTTCGTAAGCGTTTGCTAGAAACAGCAATCAAGGCCGCTAAATATATCGGCTATGTGGGGGCTGGGACTTTTGAATTTTTGCTCGATTCCAACATGAAAGATTTTTATTTCATGGAGATGAACACCCGTTTGCAAGTGGAACACACCGTTAGCGAAATGGTGAGCGGGTTAAACCTCATTGAATGGATGATTAAAATCGCTCAAGGCGAAGAATTGCCCAAGCAAGAAAGCTTTTCTCTCAAAGGGCATGCGATAGAATGCAGGATCACTGCAGAAGATCCTAAAAAATTCTACCCAAGCCCGGGTAAAATCACCGAATGGATCGCCCCTGGTGGGGTCAATGTGCGCCTTGATTCGCATGCGCATGCCCATTATGTCGTGCCTACACACTATGATTCTATGATTGGCAAGCTCATTGTGTGGGGTGAAAACAGAGAAAGAGCGATCGCTAAGATGAAAAGGGCTTTAAAGGAATTTAAAGTAGAAGGCATTAAAACGACCATTCCTTTCCACCTTGAAATGCTTGAAAATGCGGATTTTAGGCAAGCAAAAATCCACACGAAGTATTTAGAAGAAAATTTTTAA
- the pcm gene encoding protein-L-isoaspartate O-methyltransferase codes for MNSIKNHLMCEEINKRFNLHPKVRKAMESIEREVFVPAPFKHFAYTLNALSMQAQQYISSPLTVAKMTQYLEIDQVDSVLEIGCGSGYQAAVLSQIFRRVFSIERIESLYIEARLRLKILGLNNVHVKFADGNKGWDQYAPYDRILFSACAKNIPQALIDQLEEGGILVAPIQENNEQVIKRFVKQNATLRVEKVLEKCLFVPVVDGVQ; via the coding sequence TTGAATAGTATTAAAAACCATTTGATGTGTGAAGAAATCAATAAGCGTTTCAATTTGCATCCCAAAGTGAGAAAGGCTATGGAGAGCATTGAAAGGGAGGTTTTTGTGCCAGCCCCCTTTAAACATTTTGCTTATACTTTAAACGCTCTTTCCATGCAAGCGCAACAATACATTTCTTCGCCCCTAACCGTGGCCAAAATGACGCAATATTTAGAAATTGATCAAGTGGATAGCGTGCTAGAAATTGGCTGCGGGAGCGGCTATCAAGCGGCGGTGCTGTCTCAAATTTTCAGGCGCGTTTTTAGCATTGAAAGGATTGAAAGCTTGTATATAGAAGCGCGTTTGCGCCTTAAAATTCTAGGCTTAAACAATGTTCATGTTAAATTCGCTGATGGGAATAAGGGCTGGGATCAATACGCCCCCTATGATAGGATTTTGTTCTCTGCTTGCGCTAAAAATATCCCTCAAGCGCTTATTGATCAGCTTGAAGAAGGTGGGATATTAGTTGCGCCCATTCAAGAAAATAACGAGCAAGTGATCAAGCGGTTTGTGAAACAAAATGCCACCTTGCGCGTTGAAAAAGTGTTAGAAAAATGCTTGTTCGTGCCTGTTGTAGATGGGGTGCAATAA
- the galE gene encoding UDP-glucose 4-epimerase GalE: MALLFTGACGYIGSHTARAFLEKTKENIVIVDDLSTGFLEHLKALEHYYPNRVVFVQANLNETQKLDAFLNKQQLKDPIEAILHFGAKISVEESTRLPLEYYTNNTLNTLEFVKLCLKHAIKRFIFSSTAVVYGESDSSLNEESPLNPINPYGASKMMSERILSDTSKIADFKCVILRYFNVAGACMRNDYSTPYTLGQRTLNATHLIKIACECAVGKRKKMGIFGTNYPTRDGTCIRDYIHVDDLANAHLASYQTLLEKNKSEIYNVGYNQGHSVKEVINKVKEISNNDFLVEILDKRQGDPASLIANNAKILQNTHFKPLYNNLDTIIKSALDWEEHLLRFQ; the protein is encoded by the coding sequence ATGGCATTATTATTCACAGGGGCGTGCGGGTATATAGGCTCGCATACCGCAAGGGCGTTTTTAGAAAAAACCAAAGAAAACATCGTTATTGTAGATGATCTCAGCACCGGTTTTTTAGAACATCTCAAAGCGTTAGAGCATTACTACCCTAATAGGGTTGTGTTTGTTCAAGCCAATTTGAATGAAACGCAAAAATTGGACGCATTTTTGAATAAGCAGCAATTAAAAGATCCCATTGAAGCCATCTTGCACTTTGGGGCTAAAATCTCAGTAGAAGAATCCACGCGCTTGCCTTTAGAATACTACACCAACAACACGCTCAACACTTTAGAGTTTGTCAAACTTTGTTTAAAGCATGCAATCAAGCGTTTTATTTTTTCTTCTACGGCCGTGGTTTATGGCGAGTCTGATTCAAGTTTGAATGAAGAAAGCCCCTTAAACCCCATTAATCCTTATGGAGCGTCTAAAATGATGAGCGAAAGGATTTTGTCAGACACTTCTAAAATAGCGGATTTTAAATGCGTTATTTTGCGCTATTTCAATGTGGCTGGGGCATGCATGCGTAATGATTATTCCACCCCTTACACGCTGGGCCAGCGCACGCTCAACGCCACGCATTTAATCAAAATCGCATGCGAATGCGCAGTAGGAAAAAGGAAAAAAATGGGGATTTTTGGCACTAACTACCCCACAAGAGATGGCACTTGCATTAGGGACTATATCCATGTAGATGATTTGGCTAACGCGCATTTAGCGAGCTATCAAACCCTTTTAGAAAAAAATAAGAGCGAGATCTATAATGTCGGCTACAATCAAGGCCATAGCGTGAAAGAAGTGATTAACAAGGTTAAGGAAATCTCAAACAACGATTTTTTAGTGGAAATTTTAGACAAACGGCAGGGCGATCCAGCAAGCCTTATTGCCAATAACGCTAAAATCTTACAAAACACCCATTTCAAACCCCTTTATAACAACCTAGACACCATTATCAAAAGCGCTCTAGATTGGGAAGAACACCTTTTGAGATTTCAATAA
- a CDS encoding outer membrane beta-barrel protein yields the protein MLRFVSKTVCLSLIGLFNPLEAFQKHQKDGFFIEAGFETGLLEGTQTKEEATAQNTQKTPKNPLTNPQSKEQNKSDTATPQSVYGRYYILQSTILEKATELFTAANINGNGLTFYSQNPVYVMAYNQQNAEFEGYGNNSVVVIQNFLPYNLNNIELSFTDAQGKVVNLGVIETIPKDSQIILPASLFNHFSNDSPFNSDGLQQLQTTTTPFSDANTQSLFEKLSQITTNLQMTYENTDPFSSGNNDPSGPLASPKPHYECPGYKKSCQVASVSFTLQTAEELTNLMLDMIAVFDSKSWEEAVLNAPFQFANSPSECGIDYPKCVNPFNNGLVDPKDEKYVLTPQEVINSYRVANELTVNLLNAAKGFLGLGSQLGSANAPGDNGFNQGVLGIAPFALNPEILFGKNLNKVAILALRDIIHEYGHTLGYTHNGNMTYQRVRLCQEGNGPEVRCEGGHEVEKNGKEELEFSNGHEVRDHDGYDYNVCSRFGGKNQPAFPSNYPNSIYTNCAQVPAGLIGVTTAVWQQLINQNALPINFANLSSQANYLDASLNAKAFVSSMFNAFNQSFLTSSSSPSFRSPILGVNVKIGYQHYFNDYIGLAYYGIIKYNYAQANDEKIQQLSYGGGMDVLFDFITTYTNKKQDNPTKKVFASSFGVFGGLRGLYNSYYVSNQVKGSGNVDIVTGFNYRYKHSKYSVGISVPLIQRDIKIASNNGIYANSVILNEGGSHFKVFFNYGWVF from the coding sequence ATGCTAAGATTCGTTAGTAAAACGGTTTGTTTGTCTTTAATCGGCTTGTTCAACCCTTTAGAAGCCTTTCAAAAACACCAAAAAGACGGCTTTTTTATAGAAGCCGGGTTTGAAACCGGGTTATTAGAAGGCACGCAAACTAAAGAAGAAGCAACAGCTCAAAACACCCAAAAAACCCCTAAAAACCCCCTAACCAACCCGCAAAGTAAAGAACAAAACAAAAGCGATACAGCCACCCCGCAAAGCGTCTATGGGAGATACTACATACTCCAAAGCACCATTTTAGAAAAAGCGACTGAGTTATTCACAGCGGCTAATATCAACGGCAACGGCTTAACTTTTTATTCTCAAAACCCTGTGTATGTGATGGCATACAATCAGCAAAACGCCGAGTTTGAAGGCTATGGCAATAACAGCGTGGTTGTGATACAAAATTTTCTGCCCTACAATTTAAATAATATTGAGTTGAGTTTTACAGACGCTCAAGGCAAGGTAGTCAATTTAGGCGTGATAGAGACTATCCCTAAAGATTCTCAAATCATTCTGCCTGCAAGCCTGTTTAATCATTTTTCAAACGATTCGCCATTCAACTCTGATGGCCTCCAACAACTCCAAACCACTACCACCCCCTTTTCTGACGCTAACACGCAGAGTTTGTTTGAAAAGCTCAGTCAAATCACGACCAATCTTCAAATGACTTATGAGAATACAGACCCATTTTCTAGCGGTAACAATGATCCTAGTGGCCCTCTTGCTTCTCCTAAACCTCATTATGAATGCCCTGGTTATAAAAAGAGTTGTCAAGTCGCTTCAGTGTCTTTCACCCTGCAAACCGCAGAAGAATTGACCAATTTAATGTTAGATATGATTGCGGTATTTGACTCTAAATCTTGGGAAGAAGCCGTTTTAAACGCCCCTTTCCAATTTGCTAACAGCCCATCAGAGTGCGGTATTGATTATCCTAAATGCGTGAATCCCTTTAATAACGGGCTTGTTGATCCTAAAGATGAAAAATACGTGCTAACCCCTCAAGAAGTTATCAATAGTTATAGAGTCGCTAATGAGCTTACGGTGAATCTCTTGAATGCGGCCAAGGGGTTTTTGGGGCTAGGATCCCAACTGGGTAGTGCAAATGCCCCCGGTGATAATGGCTTCAATCAAGGTGTTTTAGGGATAGCGCCTTTTGCCTTAAATCCTGAAATATTGTTTGGCAAAAATTTGAATAAAGTTGCTATTTTGGCATTAAGAGACATTATCCATGAATATGGCCATACTTTAGGTTATACCCATAATGGGAACATGACTTATCAAAGGGTTCGTTTGTGCCAAGAAGGGAACGGACCAGAAGTGCGGTGTGAAGGCGGGCATGAAGTGGAGAAAAACGGAAAAGAAGAGCTAGAATTTAGTAACGGGCATGAAGTGCGAGACCATGATGGTTATGACTATAATGTTTGCTCTCGTTTTGGTGGCAAAAATCAGCCCGCTTTCCCTAGCAATTACCCCAATTCCATTTATACTAATTGTGCTCAAGTCCCCGCTGGGCTTATAGGCGTTACCACCGCTGTTTGGCAACAGCTCATCAATCAAAACGCTCTGCCTATTAATTTCGCTAATTTGAGCAGCCAAGCCAACTATTTAGACGCCAGTTTGAACGCAAAAGCTTTTGTTAGCTCTATGTTTAATGCATTCAATCAAAGCTTTTTAACTTCTAGCTCCTCACCATCTTTTAGAAGCCCTATTTTAGGGGTTAATGTTAAAATAGGCTACCAACATTATTTCAATGACTATATAGGGTTAGCCTATTACGGCATCATCAAATATAATTACGCCCAAGCTAACGATGAAAAAATCCAGCAATTAAGCTATGGTGGGGGAATGGATGTGTTATTTGATTTTATCACCACTTATACCAATAAAAAGCAAGACAATCCAACTAAAAAAGTTTTTGCTTCCTCTTTTGGGGTGTTTGGGGGGTTAAGGGGCTTATACAATAGCTACTATGTTTCCAACCAAGTCAAAGGAAGCGGTAATGTAGATATAGTTACTGGGTTTAATTACCGCTACAAGCATTCTAAATATTCTGTAGGCATTAGCGTTCCTTTAATCCAAAGAGACATTAAAATCGCTTCTAACAATGGCATCTATGCGAACTCTGTTATTTTGAATGAGGGTGGCAGTCACTTTAAAGTGTTTTTTAATTACGGATGGGTGTTTTAG
- the dcd gene encoding dCTP deaminase — protein sequence MGLKADSWIKKMSLEHGMISPFCEKQVGKNVISYGLSSYGYDIRVGSEFMLFDNKNALIDPKNFDPNNATKIDASQEGFFILPANAFALAHTIEYFRMPKDTLAICLGKSTYARCGIIVNVTPFEPEFEGYITIEISNTTNLPAKVYANEGIAQVVFLQGDEVCEQSYKDRGGKYQGQVGITLPKILK from the coding sequence ATGGGATTAAAAGCGGATTCTTGGATTAAAAAAATGAGTTTAGAGCATGGCATGATTAGTCCTTTTTGCGAAAAGCAAGTCGGTAAGAATGTGATTAGCTATGGTTTGAGCAGTTATGGGTATGATATTAGAGTGGGGAGTGAGTTCATGCTCTTTGATAACAAAAACGCTTTAATTGACCCTAAAAACTTTGACCCTAACAACGCGACTAAAATTGATGCGAGCCAAGAGGGTTTTTTTATCTTACCCGCTAATGCGTTCGCCCTAGCCCATACGATAGAGTATTTTAGAATGCCTAAAGACACCTTAGCGATTTGTTTAGGCAAAAGCACTTACGCTAGATGCGGGATTATTGTGAATGTCACGCCTTTTGAGCCGGAATTTGAAGGCTATATCACGATTGAAATTTCTAACACCACTAATTTACCGGCTAAAGTCTATGCCAATGAGGGGATCGCACAAGTGGTGTTTTTACAAGGCGATGAAGTGTGTGAGCAAAGCTATAAAGACAGAGGCGGTAAGTATCAAGGGCAAGTGGGCATCACTTTGCCTAAAATTTTAAAGTGA
- the accB gene encoding acetyl-CoA carboxylase biotin carboxyl carrier protein has translation MNLSEIEELIKEFKASDLGHLKLKREHFELVLDKESAYTKHKNALSPTHSPAPIMVEASMPSVQTPVPMVCTPIVDKKEDFVLSPMVGTFYHAPSPGAEPYVKAGDTLKKGQIVGIVEAMKIMNEIEVEYPCKVISVEVGDAQPVEYGTKLIKVEKL, from the coding sequence ATGAACCTTTCTGAAATTGAAGAGTTGATCAAAGAATTTAAAGCTTCTGATTTAGGGCATTTGAAATTAAAGCGTGAGCATTTTGAATTGGTTTTGGATAAAGAATCCGCTTATACGAAACATAAAAACGCATTAAGTCCCACCCATTCTCCAGCCCCCATTATGGTAGAAGCGAGCATGCCAAGTGTCCAAACTCCTGTGCCTATGGTATGCACCCCTATTGTGGATAAAAAAGAAGATTTCGTGCTTTCGCCTATGGTAGGCACTTTTTATCATGCGCCATCACCTGGGGCTGAGCCTTATGTCAAAGCGGGCGATACGCTTAAAAAAGGGCAAATCGTGGGCATTGTAGAAGCGATGAAAATCATGAATGAAATTGAAGTGGAATACCCTTGCAAGGTGATTTCTGTTGAAGTGGGGGACGCTCAACCGGTAGAATACGGCACGAAACTCATCAAAGTTGAAAAGCTTTAA
- the pseC gene encoding UDP-4-amino-4,6-dideoxy-N-acetyl-beta-L-altrosamine transaminase, translated as MKEFAYSEPCLDEEDKKAVLEVLNSKQLTQGKRSLLFEEALCEFLGVKHVLVFNSATSALLTLYRNFSGFNADCNEIITTPISFVATANMLLESGYKPVFAEIKNDGNIDELALEKLINEKTKAIMSVDYAGKSVEAESIQKLCKKHSLSFLSDSSHALGSEYQNKKVGGFALASVFSFHAIKPITTAEGGAVVTNDSELYEKMKLFRSHGMLKKDFFEGEVKSIGHNFRLNEIQSALGLSQLKKAPLLMQKREEAALTYDRIFKDNPYFTPLHPLLKHKSSNHLYPILMHQKFFTCKKLILENLHKLGILAQVHYKPIYQYQLYQQLFKIASLKSAEDFYRAEISLPCHANLNLKSVQNIAHGVLKTFERFKIK; from the coding sequence TTGAAAGAGTTTGCTTATAGCGAGCCTTGTTTAGATGAAGAAGATAAAAAGGCTGTTTTAGAGGTTTTAAATTCCAAACAGCTCACGCAAGGCAAACGCTCTCTTTTATTTGAAGAGGCTTTGTGCGAGTTTTTGGGCGTTAAGCATGTGTTAGTGTTTAACAGCGCAACTTCAGCCCTTTTAACGCTCTATAGGAATTTTAGCGGTTTTAACGCTGATTGTAATGAAATAATCACCACCCCTATAAGCTTTGTAGCGACGGCTAACATGCTCTTAGAAAGTGGTTACAAACCCGTATTTGCTGAAATTAAAAACGATGGCAATATAGATGAATTAGCCCTAGAAAAGCTCATTAACGAAAAAACCAAAGCCATAATGAGCGTGGATTATGCCGGTAAAAGCGTGGAAGCAGAAAGCATTCAAAAGCTTTGCAAAAAGCATTCTTTGAGTTTTCTTTCTGACAGCTCGCATGCTCTAGGAAGCGAATATCAAAACAAAAAAGTAGGAGGCTTTGCGTTAGCGAGCGTGTTTAGTTTCCATGCCATTAAACCTATCACTACGGCTGAAGGGGGAGCGGTCGTTACTAACGATAGCGAATTGTATGAAAAAATGAAATTGTTTCGCTCTCATGGCATGCTCAAAAAAGATTTTTTTGAAGGTGAAGTCAAAAGCATAGGGCATAACTTCCGTTTGAATGAAATCCAAAGTGCTTTGGGTTTGAGCCAGCTTAAAAAAGCCCCCCTTTTAATGCAAAAAAGAGAAGAAGCCGCTCTAACCTATGACAGGATTTTTAAAGATAACCCTTATTTCACCCCTTTACACCCCTTGTTAAAACATAAAAGCTCTAACCACCTTTATCCTATTTTAATGCACCAAAAATTTTTTACATGCAAAAAACTGATTTTAGAAAATTTGCACAAGCTTGGCATTTTAGCCCAAGTGCATTACAAGCCCATTTACCAATACCAATTGTATCAACAGCTCTTTAAAATAGCCTCATTAAAAAGCGCGGAGGATTTTTATCGCGCTGAAATTTCCTTACCTTGTCATGCGAATTTAAATTTAAAGAGCGTTCAAAACATCGCTCATGGCGTTTTAAAAACTTTTGAGAGATTTAAGATAAAATAA
- the truA gene encoding tRNA pseudouridine(38-40) synthase TruA: MRCFKATIAYDGAYFLGYAKQPNKLGVQDKIESALNALGIKSVVIAAGRTDKGVHANNQTLSFHAQKHWNAAKLFYYLAPKLAPHIVLKKLEEKNFHARFDAQERAYRYLLTKDLKTPFLAPYIACGDYGSLDALNTALKQFTGKHDFSMFKKEGGATTNPKRTIFNAFAYKTFIAGHECVVFKIVGDAFLRSSVRLIIQACIQYSLEKITLAEIQAQIHNIKATIRTPVMANGLYLHRVYY, from the coding sequence ATGCGTTGTTTTAAGGCTACTATCGCTTATGATGGGGCGTATTTTTTAGGCTATGCCAAACAGCCTAACAAACTCGGCGTTCAAGATAAGATAGAGAGCGCTTTAAATGCGCTAGGGATTAAAAGCGTTGTGATTGCGGCTGGGCGCACGGATAAAGGCGTGCATGCGAACAACCAAACGCTGTCTTTTCACGCTCAAAAACACTGGAATGCCGCTAAATTATTTTACTATCTAGCCCCTAAACTCGCCCCGCATATTGTCTTAAAAAAATTAGAAGAAAAAAACTTCCATGCGCGTTTTGACGCTCAAGAAAGAGCGTATCGTTACCTTTTGACGAAGGATTTAAAAACGCCTTTTTTAGCGCCTTATATCGCTTGTGGGGATTATGGCTCACTAGATGCATTAAACACCGCTTTAAAGCAATTCACAGGCAAGCATGATTTTTCCATGTTTAAAAAAGAAGGCGGGGCGACAACCAACCCTAAACGCACGATTTTTAACGCTTTTGCTTATAAAACCTTTATCGCAGGGCATGAGTGCGTGGTGTTTAAAATCGTTGGCGATGCGTTTTTACGCTCTAGCGTGCGTTTGATCATTCAAGCGTGCATCCAATACTCCTTAGAAAAAATCACGCTCGCTGAAATTCAAGCACAAATCCATAACATCAAAGCCACTATAAGAACGCCCGTAATGGCTAATGGCTTGTATTTGCACAGGGTGTATTATTGA